Proteins encoded together in one Anaerococcus murdochii window:
- a CDS encoding phage antirepressor Ant has product MISNLKTFENKNFGKLTVIEKDGEFFFIANEVATMLGYVNPRKAVYDHVDEEDKGVTKWNTPGGIQNISIINESGLYSLILSSKLPQAKIFKAWVTREVLPSIRKNGGYIAGQEKKTNEELLADAILVANRIIAEREEEIEELRPKADYYDKLVDFNLLTNFRNTAKELGIPQNQFISFLMDKGLIYRDKKKKLLPYADKNKGYFEVKEWVDPLGTLVGIQTFITPKGRHYLLILLDSEGFYDE; this is encoded by the coding sequence ATGATAAGTAATCTAAAAACATTTGAAAATAAGAATTTTGGGAAACTCACTGTTATAGAAAAAGACGGTGAGTTTTTCTTTATAGCTAATGAAGTAGCAACGATGTTAGGATATGTCAATCCAAGAAAAGCTGTTTATGACCATGTAGATGAAGAAGATAAGGGTGTAACGAAATGGAACACCCCTGGAGGAATACAGAATATTTCAATAATTAACGAATCAGGATTGTATTCGCTTATTCTTTCATCAAAACTACCACAAGCAAAAATATTCAAAGCTTGGGTAACTAGAGAAGTTTTACCAAGTATTAGAAAAAATGGAGGATATATAGCAGGACAAGAAAAGAAAACAAATGAAGAGCTACTTGCAGATGCAATTCTGGTAGCCAATAGAATTATTGCCGAAAGAGAAGAAGAGATTGAAGAATTAAGACCAAAGGCAGACTATTATGACAAATTAGTTGATTTTAACCTACTTACAAACTTTAGAAATACTGCCAAAGAATTAGGAATACCACAAAATCAGTTTATAAGTTTTTTAATGGATAAAGGATTAATTTACAGAGATAAGAAAAAGAAACTCTTACCTTATGCAGATAAGAATAAGGGATATTTTGAAGTAAAGGAATGGGTTGATCCATTAGGTACACTTGTAGGAATACAAACATTTATAACACCAAAGGGAAGACACTACCTACTAATTTTATTAGATAGTGAAGGTTTCTACGATGAATAA
- a CDS encoding sigma factor-like helix-turn-helix DNA-binding protein, protein MAKEYYLYVKGKAVPVSEEVYKAYWKITEHEKYLQRKDWKYNVISFSVLDYDGHFVDNIIDEKIDLEKIVEVKMQIEELHRALNTLTKEEQELMEAIFYREESLRSIGKKEKVSYQTIGKRRDKILEKLRKILKDKI, encoded by the coding sequence GTGGCTAAAGAATATTACCTTTATGTGAAAGGCAAAGCCGTACCTGTAAGCGAAGAAGTCTACAAAGCCTACTGGAAGATAACAGAGCATGAAAAGTATCTCCAAAGAAAAGATTGGAAGTATAATGTTATATCATTTTCGGTACTGGATTATGACGGACACTTTGTAGATAACATCATAGATGAAAAAATAGACTTAGAAAAAATTGTAGAAGTAAAAATGCAAATTGAAGAACTTCATAGAGCATTAAATACTCTAACAAAAGAAGAACAAGAGTTAATGGAAGCCATCTTCTACAGAGAAGAAAGTCTAAGGTCAATCGGTAAAAAAGAAAAAGTAAGCTATCAAACAATTGGAAAAAGGAGGGATAAAATTTTAGAAAAACTGAGAAAGATTTTAAAAGATAAAATCTAA
- the mobQ gene encoding MobQ family relaxase: MEAKSLHTHVDIVTRSKGASVIAKAAYNARDKLNDEHYGKVHDYSKKEDLVFSKIFLPEHIPKKFSNREYLWNSVEKIEKSKNSQLARNLLFTLPRELNQEDRIKLISEFIEENFTSKGMIADCNIHNPLASDNEEQPHAHILLTLREIDSEGKWKPKCRKEYILDENGEKIKLKSGNYKSRKVNLNDWNEPDKAKKWREDFSKKANEYLEKNGIDKRIDPRTFEEQGREELPQIHLGTASYQMEKKGIKTERGNHNRKIIAFNLEFKKLKEELSKLTFWIGSLVGKLQSKYDEYKQEKKDELENKAELFNLYEYISIYHDLQGEKAKELKPYASNKKMAADLRRFSKAIYYLRDNKLQTIADLQEKIGTLQSENKNIHQEVKVKSKRIENLNKCFTYADIIKDNKATYDEWNNKTLFKDSFYNSHKEEIDKYKRARAILEKITGSSAIKSKDWQKEMKSLEDEITKLNKDSQAIKEEYENINHIKYAVKIVNDDYGIDSSIEIDKAIKRGEKPSVIAQIKKYQEQQEKYEKKKEKTKDYYRNEER, from the coding sequence ATGGAAGCAAAAAGTTTGCATACCCATGTAGATATAGTTACAAGGTCAAAAGGAGCAAGCGTAATTGCGAAAGCTGCATATAACGCAAGAGATAAATTGAATGATGAACACTATGGAAAAGTTCATGACTATTCTAAAAAAGAAGACCTTGTATTTTCAAAAATATTTCTGCCTGAACATATCCCTAAAAAATTTTCAAACAGGGAATATCTATGGAACAGTGTAGAGAAAATAGAGAAAAGCAAAAATTCACAGCTTGCAAGAAATTTACTTTTTACACTTCCAAGAGAATTAAATCAAGAAGATAGGATAAAACTCATCAGTGAATTTATTGAAGAAAATTTTACTTCTAAAGGAATGATAGCGGACTGTAATATCCATAATCCCTTAGCAAGCGATAACGAAGAACAACCACATGCCCATATCCTACTTACTCTTAGAGAAATTGATAGTGAGGGAAAATGGAAACCCAAATGCAGAAAAGAATATATCCTTGATGAAAACGGAGAAAAGATAAAACTAAAAAGTGGAAACTATAAATCAAGAAAAGTAAATTTAAATGATTGGAATGAACCTGACAAGGCAAAAAAGTGGAGAGAAGATTTTTCTAAAAAGGCTAATGAATATTTAGAGAAAAACGGAATTGACAAAAGAATAGATCCACGCACCTTTGAAGAACAGGGAAGAGAAGAACTTCCACAAATACATTTAGGAACAGCAAGCTATCAGATGGAGAAAAAAGGAATTAAAACCGAAAGAGGAAATCACAACCGAAAAATCATAGCTTTTAATTTGGAGTTTAAGAAATTAAAAGAAGAACTATCAAAACTTACTTTTTGGATAGGATCATTAGTTGGAAAACTTCAATCCAAGTATGATGAATATAAGCAAGAGAAAAAAGACGAACTGGAGAACAAAGCAGAACTCTTTAATCTCTATGAATACATTTCTATCTATCACGACTTACAGGGAGAAAAAGCCAAAGAATTAAAGCCTTATGCAAGCAATAAAAAGATGGCTGCTGACCTTAGAAGATTTTCAAAAGCAATCTATTATCTTAGAGATAATAAGCTACAAACCATAGCAGACTTGCAAGAAAAAATAGGCACTCTTCAATCAGAAAATAAGAACATCCATCAAGAAGTTAAAGTTAAAAGCAAAAGAATAGAAAACTTAAATAAGTGTTTTACTTATGCAGATATTATCAAAGACAACAAGGCAACCTACGATGAATGGAACAATAAAACTCTATTCAAAGATAGCTTTTACAATTCCCATAAAGAGGAAATAGACAAATACAAAAGAGCAAGGGCAATCCTTGAAAAAATAACAGGCTCATCTGCGATTAAGAGCAAAGATTGGCAAAAAGAAATGAAAAGCCTTGAAGATGAAATTACTAAGCTCAATAAAGACTCTCAAGCTATCAAAGAAGAATACGAAAATATTAACCATATCAAATATGCGGTAAAGATAGTCAATGATGATTATGGAATAGATTCATCTATAGAGATAGACAAGGCAATTAAGCGTGGAGAGAAACCAAGCGTAATTGCACAGATTAAAAAGTACCAAGAGCAACAGGAAAAATACGAAAAGAAAAAAGAAAAAACAAAAGATTATTATAGAAATGAGGAAAGGTAG
- a CDS encoding recombinase family protein produces MSNMNRTGQTALYERLSRDDEMQGESNSITNQKQLLENYAKRNGFVNIYHYTDDGVSGTTFDRDGFQKMIKAVEENKISTVIVKDMSRFGRDYLKVGFYTEILFKEKGVRFIAINNGIDSEKQAESDFTPFLNIMNEWYARDTSRKIQSIFRARMEEGKRVSPSVPYGYYRNPKNKQELLVDKESSKVVKRIYRLVIEGYGVTQIAEILTKDKVLIPSAYAEIHYPENNHSSKKRGIDDPYFWTPTTVGYILEKREYMGHTVLGKTICLDYKTKKRRKAKEDELIIFKNTHEAIIDEETWNNAQRLRKTVRRSPKYGTTSNPLTGLLICADCGGKLSYREPAEHKEKKYDCDYCFVCQHYRHRKGTCSIHYIKLKTVNEILLKSIKEITNFAKEDKQEFLKVMNKLSDEKREEKYQGDKEKLEKLSSRNAELTTLITKLYEDHALGKIPVKHFDRLFNVYDTEQQDLEKQIQYFEQEIESYHQRKIDTDKFLKMIEKYTDIEELTVPMINEYIEKVVVHEATGGRKGKDRKQQVDVYFNFIGKFEVSQEEPK; encoded by the coding sequence ATGTCAAATATGAATAGAACAGGACAAACAGCCCTTTATGAGCGTTTAAGTCGTGATGATGAAATGCAAGGAGAAAGCAATTCCATCACAAATCAGAAGCAGCTACTTGAAAATTATGCTAAAAGAAATGGCTTTGTAAATATCTATCACTATACCGATGATGGAGTGAGTGGAACAACCTTTGATAGAGATGGATTTCAAAAGATGATAAAAGCAGTAGAAGAAAATAAAATTTCTACTGTGATAGTAAAAGATATGAGTAGGTTTGGCAGAGATTACCTCAAAGTAGGTTTTTATACCGAAATACTGTTCAAAGAAAAGGGAGTAAGGTTTATTGCTATCAATAACGGAATAGATAGTGAGAAACAAGCAGAAAGCGACTTTACACCATTTCTAAACATTATGAACGAATGGTATGCAAGAGATACCTCAAGAAAAATACAATCCATATTTAGAGCAAGAATGGAAGAGGGTAAAAGAGTATCACCAAGCGTTCCATACGGCTATTACAGAAACCCTAAGAACAAACAGGAGCTACTTGTCGATAAAGAGAGTTCAAAGGTCGTAAAACGCATTTACAGGCTTGTTATAGAGGGATATGGAGTAACACAGATAGCAGAGATACTAACCAAAGATAAAGTCCTTATTCCGTCAGCCTATGCAGAAATACATTATCCTGAAAATAATCATAGTTCCAAGAAAAGAGGAATAGACGATCCATATTTTTGGACGCCGACAACAGTTGGCTACATTTTGGAAAAAAGAGAATACATGGGACACACTGTTCTTGGTAAAACAATATGCCTTGATTACAAAACCAAGAAACGCAGAAAGGCGAAAGAAGATGAACTAATTATCTTCAAGAACACTCACGAAGCCATTATTGATGAAGAAACATGGAATAATGCTCAAAGGTTAAGAAAAACAGTGAGAAGAAGTCCAAAGTATGGAACAACATCAAATCCACTTACAGGACTTTTAATCTGTGCAGATTGCGGTGGTAAATTAAGTTACAGAGAGCCGGCAGAACATAAAGAAAAGAAATACGATTGTGATTATTGCTTTGTATGTCAACATTATAGACACAGAAAAGGAACTTGCAGTATCCACTACATCAAATTAAAAACAGTGAATGAAATTCTCTTAAAATCAATTAAAGAAATAACCAATTTTGCAAAAGAAGATAAGCAAGAGTTTCTAAAAGTGATGAATAAGTTATCTGATGAAAAAAGAGAAGAAAAGTATCAAGGAGATAAAGAGAAATTAGAAAAACTATCATCAAGAAATGCAGAACTAACAACCCTTATTACAAAACTATATGAAGACCATGCACTTGGAAAAATTCCTGTAAAACACTTTGATAGATTATTTAATGTTTATGATACTGAGCAACAAGATTTAGAAAAACAAATACAGTATTTTGAGCAAGAAATAGAAAGCTATCATCAGAGAAAAATTGACACAGATAAGTTCCTAAAAATGATAGAGAAATATACAGACATTGAGGAACTGACAGTACCAATGATAAATGAGTATATAGAAAAAGTTGTAGTCCATGAAGCCACAGGGGGAAGAAAAGGAAAAGACAGAAAACAACAAGTTGATGTGTACTTTAATTTTATTGGCAAGTTTGAAGTGTCACAAGAAGAACCTAAATAA
- a CDS encoding helix-turn-helix transcriptional regulator codes for MKNRLEEIRKENGITQEELASILEVSRQTIGSLENGRYNPSIILAFKIAKYFGLTIEDIFIYEEE; via the coding sequence CTGAAGAACAGACTTGAAGAAATAAGAAAAGAAAATGGAATAACGCAAGAGGAGTTAGCTTCTATTCTGGAGGTATCAAGGCAGACGATTGGTTCTTTAGAAAATGGAAGATATAATCCTTCAATTATTTTAGCTTTTAAAATTGCTAAGTATTTCGGTTTGACCATTGAAGATATTTTTATTTATGAGGAGGAATAA
- a CDS encoding recombinase family protein, which translates to MIEYHNKITALYSRLSVGDEDRDGGESNSIVNQKAFLERYAREKKLINIRHYIDDDESGRFFDRSAYTQMISDVEQGKIGIVIMKDMTRWGRDYLQVGNAMEIFRRNNVRFIAINNGIDSIDQNTLEFAPFINIMSEWYARDISKKVKTGIKTKGADGKPVATEAPYGYIKDPENKDYWIVDKEAAEVVKLIFRLFMEGKNRNQIAIYLKEKEILTPTFYMKQQDRGTAKSKPLNEENRYNWNKATITRILKRQEYCGDVVNFKTEKHYRDKRNHYVDKSKWQITENVHEPIIDRTTFENVERMLKNAPVKRPNGDGEIHALSGLMYCKDCGTKMHIRTIHKGKNTQHVTYCSEYAKGKAKHPKCNSPHRIDVDEVMENIAEVLRKIAQYSLENKVEFEKLVKESLYKEQTEEVKKNQKRMPQITDRMEQIERVMNKLYEDNALGNMDTERYEQLSRKYAEEYYTLKAEKEEIKERLSECENANQRAKKFIRLAESYSNFEELTPTIINEFISKIVVHERDVKRAKYVVQRIEVYFNYIGKFENELTKQIEPTEQEMLQMREEIEEAKKEKSRAYHREYSKAYRAKNLEKCREYEKLKAREYRAKKKLLQATT; encoded by the coding sequence ATGATAGAATATCATAACAAAATCACTGCACTATACTCCCGCCTTTCAGTTGGTGATGAAGATAGAGACGGCGGCGAGAGTAATAGTATTGTAAATCAAAAAGCCTTTTTAGAAAGGTATGCAAGAGAAAAAAAGCTGATAAACATTCGCCACTATATAGACGATGATGAAAGCGGTAGGTTCTTTGACCGTTCGGCTTATACACAGATGATAAGCGATGTAGAACAAGGTAAAATCGGTATTGTCATCATGAAAGATATGACAAGATGGGGAAGAGATTATCTTCAAGTAGGAAATGCGATGGAGATATTTAGAAGAAACAATGTACGCTTTATCGCTATCAATAATGGAATAGATAGCATTGACCAAAATACATTGGAATTTGCTCCCTTTATCAACATCATGTCAGAGTGGTATGCAAGAGACATCAGCAAGAAAGTAAAAACAGGAATAAAGACCAAAGGAGCAGACGGAAAGCCTGTCGCAACAGAAGCCCCATACGGCTATATAAAAGACCCTGAGAACAAAGATTATTGGATAGTCGATAAAGAAGCTGCCGAAGTCGTAAAACTCATTTTTAGGCTATTTATGGAGGGAAAAAACAGAAATCAGATAGCCATTTATCTGAAAGAAAAAGAAATACTAACTCCAACCTTTTATATGAAACAGCAAGACAGAGGAACAGCCAAAAGCAAACCTCTCAATGAAGAAAACAGATACAACTGGAACAAAGCAACCATAACACGAATACTGAAAAGACAAGAGTATTGTGGCGATGTAGTCAACTTCAAAACCGAAAAGCATTACAGAGATAAGAGAAACCATTATGTAGATAAAAGCAAATGGCAAATAACAGAAAATGTGCATGAGCCTATAATAGATAGAACTACCTTTGAAAATGTAGAGCGTATGTTAAAAAATGCACCTGTAAAAAGACCAAACGGAGATGGAGAAATTCACGCACTTTCAGGCTTGATGTACTGTAAAGATTGCGGAACAAAAATGCACATTCGAACCATACACAAAGGCAAAAACACACAACATGTAACCTATTGCAGTGAATATGCCAAAGGAAAAGCAAAGCACCCTAAATGCAACTCCCCACATCGCATTGATGTAGACGAAGTTATGGAAAATATCGCAGAAGTATTGCGAAAGATAGCACAGTATTCCTTAGAAAATAAAGTAGAGTTTGAAAAACTTGTAAAAGAGAGTCTGTATAAAGAGCAGACCGAAGAAGTAAAGAAAAATCAAAAGCGTATGCCACAAATCACAGATCGAATGGAACAGATAGAAAGAGTGATGAATAAACTCTATGAAGATAATGCACTTGGAAATATGGATACAGAACGCTATGAGCAGTTATCAAGAAAGTATGCAGAAGAATACTACACCTTAAAAGCAGAAAAAGAAGAAATCAAAGAACGCTTATCCGAATGTGAAAATGCAAACCAAAGAGCAAAGAAATTTATCAGACTTGCAGAAAGCTATTCAAACTTTGAAGAACTTACTCCTACCATCATCAATGAGTTTATCAGTAAAATCGTAGTCCATGAAAGAGATGTAAAAAGAGCAAAATATGTTGTTCAGCGAATAGAGGTGTATTTTAACTATATCGGCAAATTTGAAAATGAACTCACAAAACAGATAGAGCCGACAGAACAGGAAATGCTACAAATGAGGGAAGAAATAGAAGAAGCAAAGAAAGAAAAATCACGAGCCTATCATAGAGAATATTCAAAAGCATACAGGGCGAAAAATCTTGAAAAATGTCGAGAGTATGAGAAATTAAAAGCAAGAGAATACAGAGCAAAAAAGAAGTTACTACAGGCAACAACTTAA
- a CDS encoding DUF3847 domain-containing protein yields MKNIEEKILMADEEIKQLQNKRKKLISQQKQEERKKRDKRIYEKGAVFESIFTESKNLTKDEFYQLITSLIRKEEANLKIQKIIESREESEVENIEKEDEETGIEE; encoded by the coding sequence ATGAAAAACATAGAAGAAAAAATATTAATGGCAGATGAAGAAATTAAGCAGTTACAAAACAAAAGGAAAAAGCTCATCAGTCAGCAGAAACAGGAAGAAAGAAAAAAGAGAGATAAAAGAATATATGAAAAAGGAGCAGTCTTTGAAAGTATCTTTACAGAAAGCAAAAATCTAACCAAAGATGAATTTTATCAGTTAATCACATCTTTAATTCGTAAAGAGGAAGCCAATCTCAAAATACAAAAAATTATAGAAAGCAGAGAAGAAAGCGAAGTTGAAAATATAGAAAAAGAAGATGAAGAAACGGGGATAGAGGAATAG
- a CDS encoding PcfB family protein, with protein sequence MINEEVSRSSLNLEVRLAKATSKAILDALKKVHKQIEEQGGLKNVIKNNGEEVKLKDMVKKGQLEEINLKDPELKELKKILNKHGVKFSVMKDKETGNHSVFFQSKDIKVMEHAFKKAVKASERKADRKDSITKTINKFKDMAKDTISKDKVKNKHKEQSL encoded by the coding sequence ATGATTAATGAAGAAGTATCTAGGTCAAGTCTTAATCTTGAAGTGAGACTTGCAAAAGCAACAAGTAAAGCAATTCTCGATGCCTTAAAGAAAGTCCACAAGCAAATAGAAGAACAAGGAGGCTTGAAAAATGTAATAAAAAATAACGGAGAAGAAGTAAAACTAAAAGATATGGTTAAAAAGGGACAGTTAGAAGAAATTAATCTAAAAGATCCTGAGTTAAAAGAACTAAAGAAAATTTTAAATAAACACGGAGTGAAGTTTTCTGTTATGAAAGATAAGGAAACTGGCAACCACTCTGTGTTTTTTCAATCTAAGGATATAAAGGTAATGGAACACGCCTTTAAAAAAGCAGTTAAGGCTTCTGAAAGAAAGGCCGATAGAAAAGATTCAATAACGAAGACTATAAATAAGTTTAAAGATATGGCTAAGGACACCATTAGTAAAGATAAAGTTAAAAATAAACATAAGGAGCAAAGCTTATGA
- a CDS encoding MATE family efflux transporter: MNESRIKILKEENINTALFKLGMPKVISLLVAALYNVVDTYFVSGLGKEAVAAVSVAFPIQLIFLGIGLTFGAGAGSYISRLLGGNNKKEASIVATVALLTSAILGIVTAIVLFCYLDGVLKFMGAIPSIIEISKSYTGIFIVGGILGAINVTVGNLAVAQGAAKISLKAMILGSISNMILDPIFIFGLNLGVRGAAIATLIARVITSLMYLIYFVGDKNLIEIKLPNFKPTVAIYKEILKIGISMLILQILQTISISKISYAASFYGEEAIAAMGIVLRIVTLGTNVVFGYMKGLQPLAGFNYGAKNYERVREAIKASVKWTNVFCVVWTVMVYIFAPSILSIFGTDENVLNIAVLALRAAVIMFITFGFQFTYSTLYLSTGKALGGVFLNSLRQGIVFIPIILLLPKLMGLNGVIYAQTISDLITTIITIPFAISIHKKLRLAIKNNL; the protein is encoded by the coding sequence ATGAACGAAAGCAGAATAAAAATTTTGAAGGAAGAAAATATTAATACAGCACTTTTTAAATTAGGTATGCCTAAGGTTATCAGTTTGTTGGTAGCTGCCTTATACAATGTTGTGGACACATATTTTGTGTCCGGACTTGGTAAAGAAGCAGTAGCTGCTGTTTCCGTTGCCTTTCCGATTCAACTTATTTTTTTAGGGATAGGATTAACATTTGGTGCAGGAGCAGGCTCTTATATATCAAGGCTACTTGGAGGAAATAATAAAAAAGAAGCAAGTATTGTAGCGACAGTTGCTCTACTAACAAGTGCAATTTTAGGGATAGTTACAGCTATTGTATTGTTTTGCTATTTAGATGGCGTTTTGAAATTTATGGGAGCCATACCATCTATTATTGAAATCTCTAAGTCTTATACAGGGATATTCATAGTAGGTGGCATTTTGGGTGCAATAAATGTAACGGTTGGTAACTTAGCTGTTGCACAAGGGGCTGCTAAAATTTCTTTGAAAGCCATGATTTTAGGCTCTATATCAAATATGATTTTAGATCCGATATTCATATTCGGACTTAATTTAGGAGTGAGAGGTGCAGCTATTGCGACACTCATAGCCAGAGTGATAACCAGTCTAATGTATCTCATTTACTTTGTAGGAGATAAAAATTTAATTGAGATAAAGTTACCTAACTTTAAACCAACAGTTGCAATTTACAAGGAGATATTAAAGATAGGTATATCCATGTTAATACTTCAAATTCTACAAACAATATCTATCAGCAAAATATCTTATGCAGCGTCCTTTTATGGAGAAGAAGCAATAGCTGCAATGGGTATTGTTCTTAGGATTGTAACATTAGGAACAAATGTTGTATTCGGATATATGAAAGGACTTCAACCGTTAGCTGGATTTAATTACGGAGCTAAGAATTATGAAAGAGTGAGAGAAGCTATAAAGGCAAGTGTTAAATGGACAAATGTATTTTGTGTAGTGTGGACTGTGATGGTTTATATATTTGCACCAAGTATATTATCTATATTTGGGACTGATGAAAATGTATTAAATATAGCAGTGCTGGCATTACGAGCAGCCGTAATTATGTTTATAACATTTGGTTTTCAGTTTACTTACTCTACCTTGTATTTGTCTACAGGAAAGGCGTTAGGGGGAGTATTTCTAAACTCATTGCGACAAGGAATTGTGTTTATCCCTATCATTTTATTGTTGCCTAAACTTATGGGATTAAATGGTGTTATATATGCTCAAACAATTTCAGATTTGATAACAACAATCATCACAATTCCTTTTGCTATTAGCATTCATAAAAAATTAAGATTAGCAATAAAAAACAATTTGTAA
- a CDS encoding transposon-encoded TnpW family protein has product MAENTNTQVNETHEEEQEESQKPDGILTKKINGKTFVTEIYFDKKSKETFQDKLFKVIHSKGNSSE; this is encoded by the coding sequence ATGGCAGAAAATACGAACACTCAAGTAAACGAAACACACGAAGAAGAACAAGAAGAATCCCAAAAGCCTGATGGCATTCTTACAAAAAAGATAAATGGAAAGACCTTTGTAACAGAGATATATTTTGACAAAAAGAGCAAGGAAACATTTCAAGATAAGCTGTTTAAGGTAATACATTCTAAAGGGAATAGTAGCGAGTGA
- the mobQ gene encoding MobQ family relaxase, translating to MAIYHLSIKIISRGKGKSAVAASAYRSGEKIKNEYDGIVHDFTRKGGIAHTEILLPQNAAQEFANRSVLWNSVEKIEKSKNSQLAREIEIALPKELDMEKQIELVRNYVKENFVDVGMCADIAIHDKNDGNPHAHILLTMRPLNEDKTWGAKSKKEYILDENGEKVKLKNGNYKTRKINTVDWNEQDKAEHWRKAWADITNKYLEENSIQEKVDHRSYQRQGIEQIPTIHLGVSATQMEKKGIATDRGNINREIKHQNMILREISRRIKALLNWIRGIGKEEKTENENTKSTLPPKENLLSVFENLIRKNADKNNADLEKYIESYQFLKEKNIIFLSELKESIVTLSDKNYKTTRAIKDTEKKIDGKVQLIDQAEKYLKHKDTYKAYTKLKKNKQDTFYNEHTAEIILFESAKKYLKEHLGDSKTLAISKWETEVTTLKKEKKSLYNQILEIREEVEQAEKVKTCIEQLQENLKELKQSKNKDFQL from the coding sequence ATGGCGATATATCATCTTAGTATAAAGATTATTTCAAGAGGAAAAGGCAAAAGTGCAGTAGCAGCTTCCGCCTATCGTAGTGGCGAAAAGATAAAAAACGAATATGACGGAATAGTCCATGACTTTACAAGAAAAGGCGGAATAGCCCATACTGAAATTCTATTACCACAAAATGCAGCACAGGAATTTGCAAACCGTTCTGTCTTATGGAACAGTGTCGAGAAAATAGAAAAAAGTAAAAACTCACAGCTTGCAAGAGAAATAGAAATTGCATTGCCTAAAGAATTAGACATGGAAAAACAGATTGAACTTGTAAGGAACTATGTGAAAGAAAATTTTGTAGATGTCGGTATGTGTGCCGACATTGCTATACACGATAAAAATGACGGAAACCCACACGCACATATTCTATTAACTATGCGACCGTTAAACGAAGATAAAACATGGGGAGCAAAATCGAAAAAGGAATATATCCTTGATGAAAACGGAGAAAAAGTAAAGCTGAAAAATGGAAATTACAAAACAAGAAAAATCAATACAGTGGATTGGAATGAGCAAGATAAAGCAGAGCATTGGCGAAAAGCATGGGCAGATATTACAAACAAATATCTTGAAGAAAACAGCATACAGGAAAAAGTAGATCACCGTTCTTATCAAAGACAGGGCATAGAACAAATACCGACCATTCATTTAGGCGTATCTGCCACCCAAATGGAGAAAAAAGGAATAGCAACAGACAGAGGAAATATCAACCGAGAAATCAAACATCAAAACATGATTTTAAGAGAAATATCAAGACGAATAAAAGCATTACTAAATTGGATAAGGGGAATTGGAAAAGAAGAAAAAACAGAAAACGAAAATACAAAATCCACCCTCCCACCCAAAGAAAATTTGCTGTCCGTTTTTGAAAATCTTATCCGTAAAAATGCAGATAAGAATAATGCAGACTTAGAAAAATATATTGAAAGCTATCAATTCTTAAAAGAGAAAAACATTATTTTCTTATCTGAACTGAAAGAAAGTATAGTTACTTTAAGTGATAAGAATTACAAGACCACAAGAGCCATTAAAGATACTGAAAAGAAAATAGATGGTAAAGTACAGCTTATTGACCAAGCTGAGAAATATTTGAAACATAAAGATACCTATAAAGCCTATACCAAGCTAAAGAAAAACAAACAAGATACTTTCTACAATGAACATACCGCAGAGATTATTTTATTTGAAAGTGCAAAGAAATATCTGAAAGAACATTTAGGAGATAGCAAGACCTTAGCCATCAGTAAATGGGAAACAGAAGTTACCACTTTGAAGAAAGAGAAAAAGAGCCTTTACAATCAAATATTAGAGATAAGAGAAGAAGTAGAACAAGCAGAAAAAGTTAAAACATGTATAGAGCAGCTACAGGAAAATTTAAAGGAACTAAAACAGAGCAAGAATAAAGATTTTCAACTTTAG